A genomic window from Anaeromusa acidaminophila DSM 3853 includes:
- a CDS encoding alpha/beta hydrolase codes for MIIVYLSMCGSSEFTMTGSLGKTELVSRLNEIKVPVLFTCGRYDEAAPETTAIYQQALPGSEMVVIEDASHEHHLEKPQEYLDVVREFLRRTERRKIAE; via the coding sequence ATGATTATCGTTTACCTGAGCATGTGCGGTTCGAGTGAGTTTACCATGACAGGAAGTCTCGGAAAAACCGAATTAGTAAGCCGGTTAAACGAGATCAAGGTTCCTGTTCTCTTTACTTGCGGTCGTTATGATGAGGCGGCTCCAGAGACTACGGCGATTTATCAGCAGGCGTTACCTGGTTCCGAAATGGTGGTTATAGAAGACGCATCGCACGAGCATCACCTGGAAAAGCCCCAAGAGTATCTTGATGTGGTGAGGGAGTTTCTGCGACGTACAGAGCGTAGGAAAATTGCAGAATAA